From the genome of Arthrobacter sp. ERGS1:01:
CCAAGACCAAGAACTCCAACTGCGCCTACAAGTGGCTCGACTACATCGCCAGCCCCAAGGCCAACGCGGCCGTCGCCGAGTACTTTGGCGAATCCCCGGCCAACCCCAAAGCCTGCGCCCTGACCACCGACAAGACCTTCTGCGACACCTACCACTCCGGCGATGCGGCCTACGCGGAGAAGATTTGGTACTGGACCACCCCGGTCGCCAAATGCCTGGACGGACGCACGGACGCCACGTGCACCGACTACTCCGAATGGACCAAGGCGTGGACGGAAATCAAGGGTTAGGATCATGACACTCCAAACGCAGCAACCCGGCCGGAAGGCGGAGTCGGACACCTTGCCGGGCCACGCCGTCGTACCCCGGGCACGCAAGAACACGCTCTCCGCCTGGCTCACCCGCTCACCGAGGCTCCGCCTCGCCGGCCTGCTCACCGCACCGGCCGGCTGGTTGGTCCTGGTCTACATCGCGGCCCTCGCGGCCCTGCTCATCACCGCCCTGTGGACGGTGGACACGTTCACCGGGAAGGTGTCCACCACCTGGACGTTCGCCAACGTCCTGCAGGTGGTCACCGACCCCGTCTACCAGATCATCACCCTGCGCACGCTCTGGATCGCGCTCGCCGTCACAGTGATCGACGTCGTCATCGCCGTACCGATAGCGTTCTTCATCGCCAAGGTGGCCACCGCCAACTGGCAAAAAATCCTCGTGGTGGCCGTGCTCATGCCGCTGTGGGCCAGCTACCTGGTGAAGGCCTACGCCTGGCGCAACGTGCTGGCCGACGGCGGCCTGCTGGAATGGCTGGGCACCCCGCTGGGCGTCCACAGCCCCGGCTACTCGGAATCGGCGGTGATCATCACGCTCGCCTACATCTGGCTGCCGTACATGATCCTGCCCATCCACGCGGGCTTTGAGAAGGTCCCCGATTCACTATTGGAGGCCTCCGGGGATTTGGGTGCCAAGCCGTTGAAGACCATGCGGCTGGTCATGCTCCCCATCCTCATTCCGTCCATCATCGCCGGCAGCATCTTCACGTTCTCGCTGTCACTGGGCGACTACATCACGGCGCAGATCGTGGGCGGCACCACGCAGATGCTCGGCACCGTGGTCTACGCCAATGTCGGTGCGGCCAACAACCTGCCGTTTGCCTCGGCGGTGTCCCTGATCCCGATCGTGATCATCATGGTCTACCTCTTCGTGGTCCGCCGTACCGGCGCCCTGAATAACCTGTAGGAGGATGAAAATGCGACTTTCCCGCAGCGCCAAAACCGTCTTGGGCGTCATCACCGGCCTTGTCCTGCTGTTCATCTATGCGCCGTTGCTGCTGGTGGTGGTGAACTCCTTCAACGCCGACCGCACGTTTGGCTGGCCACCCAAGGGCTTCACCCTGGAATGGTGGGGGAGGGCCTTTGAATCCGTGGGCGTCCGCGAAGCCCTCGTCACCTCGCTCTGGGTGGCCGTGGTCTCCACCGCCATCTCGCTGGTCCTCGGAACGCTGCTGGCCCTGGCCTTGCAGCGATACAAATTCTTTGGCCGCGAGGCCGTGAACCTGCTGGTGATCCTGCCCATCGCCCTGCCCGGCATCGTCACCGGCATCGCGTTGAACAACATGTTCACCACCATCCTGGGCGTGCCGTTGAGCATGTGGACCGTGGTGATCGCCCACGCCACCTTCTGCATGGTGACGGTGTTCAATAACGTCATTGCCCGGTTGCGGCGCATGAACGGCCGGCTCGAGGAGGCGTCGTTCGATCTCGGTGCCGGCGTCTTCACCACCTTCCGGTTGGTGACGTTCCCGCAACTGCGCTCCGCATTGCTGGCCGGCGGGCTCCTGGCTTTCGCCCTGAGCTTTGACGAAATCATCGTCACCACGTTCACGATCGGTGCCGGCGACACCACGCTGCCGATCTGGATCCTGCAAAACCTGTTCCGCCCCAACCAGGCGCCCGTGGTCAACGTGGTGGCCGTGGTGCTGATCGTCATCTCCATTGTGCCGATCTGGCTCGCGCAGCGGCTCTCCGCCGATTCCGTGGGCGGCTCCAGCAAGCCCGCCAAGGCCAAGGTCGCCGCGTAGCTTGGCGCCGGTGGTCGAGCTTGTCGAGACCCCCGGCGGCTTCCCCGCCGTCGGCCGCGACTTGGACGGTTAGGTGCCGACGGGCAGCTCTCCCCATCGACGGGGGTGGGGGTTGGCGGATAGTTTCGTATCAATCGCTACTTCGGATTCTTCGGACGATGCGGAAAATCTCTAGGTGTAAGGATGTGCGTTGTGGCTGGAATGCTCGGAAATAACCCGGCGGATATGGCGGATTTGGCCAACAAGTTGGCGCAGGCGGTGGACCAGATCAACCAGATCACCTCGACCCTGGACAGCAAGGCCCACGGCGTGCAGTGGGAGGGCCCGGATGCGAACCGTTTCAAGTCCAGCGACTGGCCCAGCCACAAAAGCGCATTGAGCCGCGTGGCACAGGAACTTGACCAGGTGAAGAACACGGTGAACCGCCAACGCCAGGAACAGATCAGCGCCTCGCAGTAAGTACGCCCCGCAGCAATTCGGCGGTGCAGCTGATGCGGGCTTGCCCTCCGGCAGCCCGCATCAGCTGCACCGCCGAATTGCTTTTGTGCCAACAGACCGCAGGAGCTGCACCGTCGATTTCGATGGTGCCGCTCCTGTGTGTGGTTAAGGCATGCCGGAAGGTCCCGGAAGCCGAAGGGCGTACGGGAGCGCACCGCCGAGGCTAGAGGTGGTCGGGGTCTGCTTCCTCGGCCAGCGCGGCGGCGTGGTCGTTGATCTCGGCGATGTCCGGGGACACCATTTCTGTGTAGACCTCGGCCAACGGGTCACTGGCCGCGGCGTCGTGGGTCAGGCCTGCTTCGTCACGATCTGGATGCTTGCTCATACGCAAAGGATAGCCCCGCAGCCCCTAGGATCTGCGGAAATTTCTAAGCCAAAGCCGTGGCCCGGGCATGGAGCGGGACGTTGAGGCTGATGGCGTTATGAAGAGCCAGCCCGGCGGCCCCCACGGCGTCCTCCGACTCGGTCCACGCCTTGACGGTGATGTCCAGCGGGAGCAGGAATTTCAGCACGGTTTCATCCAGGCCGCGGCGGAATCCGTCGTTCAGGGCCGGCCACAGTGAGGTGGTTTGCCCACTCACAATGACGGTGCCGATCCCCAGCAGGTTCACCACGCCGCCTACGGACCGGCCCAGGCGGTGGCCAATGTCGCCGAGGAAGGCAAGGACGGCCGGATCGCCGCCGTCGGCCGCCTGCCGCAGTTCCGCGAGCTTGAGGTGCCCGCCGGCATCCGGGACGGCCCGCAGAACCTCGTTGAGGCCGGCATAAACCTGAAGACAACCGCGGTTCCCACAAACACACAGCGGCCCGTTGGGGTCGGTCGACATGTGGCCAAACTCTGTGGACGCCCCGCCGGCACCGCAAAAGACCTTGCGCCGGTTGACGATTCCCAGGCCGACGCCGTAGCCAAGTCCCAGCAGCAGGAAGTCGTCCTTGTTGCGGCCCAGGCCAAAGCTGACCTCGCGGGTGGAGAGCGCAAAAAGGTCGTTGGAGACAAAAACCGGTCGATTGATGAGTTCCTGCAGCTGGGCGCCAAGATTGAAGTCACGCCAGTTCAGTGTGGCGGAGATCCGTACGGTGGACAGGGCCTGGTCCACGGCGCCGGAGACCGAGATCCCAATCGCCACCACGCGTTCCGGGTGGTCCAGGGCGGCCTGTTGCTCAAGCACCATGGTCTTGAACTGCCCCAGAGGGTCCGTCGCCGGATCAAACGGCGTAGAGCGCGAATCAACAACGCTGCCATCAATATGCATGGAAACGACCATCACGGAGGTGGGTGTCACGCTCATGCCAATCACCACGGCGGAGTCGGCAATCAGCTCCACGGGGACCCGCGGCCGACCGGCTCCGATGCGCGCATCGGAGGGCAGTTCACGGACATAGCCGTCGGTCATCAGCCGGCGAACCTGGGCTGTGACGGTGGCCGGTCCCAAGCCAAGGCGCTTGGCGATTTCGCTGCGGCTGAGCTGGCCAAGCTGTCCCAGAACGCCAAGGATTTCGGCCCGGCTGACGGCGTCGCGAGTTGGAGTGGTATGGGGTCGGACCCGTGTCGATGAAATATTTCCCCCTATTGACGCGGTCTGCGATGTGTGATTATCCTAACATCACGCCATTAATTCGGCGCCGAATTAATTATTAGCAAACGGCTCCGGTCTGTTACCCATCACGAAGGACTGACATGAAATTAGCAAAGAAGCTAACCGCAATCGCCCTCGGCGGCGCGCTCGTCCTGGGCGCCTCCGCATGTGGCTCTTCAACCTCGGGCGGCAGCGCCGGTTCCGCCGACGGCAACGTCACCCTTGACTGGTCGTTCTGGTCCCAGGGCGATGAAGGCAACCAGACCTGGAAAAACCTGGCCTCGGAAGTCACGACCAAGTACCCGAACATCAAGATCAACCTCACCACGGCACCGTTCGCCGACTACTTCACCAAACTCCAATCCCAGCTGGCCTCGGGTACCGCACCGTGCATCGTGAGTATGCAGAGCCTCCGCCTGCCGGCCTTCGCCAAGGCATTGACTCCGATCGATGGCGACCTGGCCACGGCCGCCGGCTTCAATGCCGGCGAATGGGAATCGGGCGCACTGAAGGCACTGCAGAAGGACTCCAAGCAGTACGCATTGCCTTATGGGTTGTCCACCATGGTCATGTACTACAACAAGGACGCGTTCAAGGCTGCTGGCGTTGCCGAGCCCAAAGACGGCTGGACCACCGACGATTTTGTGGCCGCCGCCGAGAAGATCACCAAGTCAAGCGGCAAACCGGCCTTCGGCCAGAGCTTCTCCGACCTGCACATGTCCGCACAGTTGCTCGCGTACAACGGCGCCCGCCCTGTTTCCGCCGACGGCGCCCTGCAAATGACCGACCCGACGTTCACAAGTGCCTTCAACTGGTACTCGGGCCTGGCCACAAGCCAAAAGATCAGCAGCGTCCCCGCCAGCTCCTCCGACGTCCCCTGGGGCGAGCAGCAGTTTGTTGCCGGGAACGTTGCCATGGCCGTTGATGGTTCCTGGAACCTCAAGAGCAATGTGACGGATGCGGCCGGCTTCAAGGTTGGCGTCGTAACGCTCCCGCAGGGACCCAACGGTGGTGGCACGTTCTCGGCCAACTCCGGCTTCGGGATCTCCTCCACCTGCAAGAACAAGACCGAGGCCGCCAAGGCCATCGGCGTGCTGACGGATGCGGCATCGCAGTCGGCGTCGGCGAAGGCCGGCAACCAGCCCGCACGAACCGCCTCCATCCCGTCGTTCATCGAGGCCCTGAAGACGGACGTCGATCCCAAGAACCCGGGCTACTCCGCCCAGGTTGCCACGGTCACGAAGGACTCCTCGGCGATGGCTGTGCCGTTCATCAGCACGAGCAACTGGGACATGGTCACGAAGCTGATGGCCCAGCAGTTCCAGCAGGCCTACTCGGGCCAGACCTCACCGGCTGACGCGTTGAACAACGTCCAGCAAAGCGGCGCCAAGTAACCATGGCTGCGCTACTTCCGCTATCCGAGCCGCAGTAGAAAGGCACTACCTTGACGGCAACTATCTCCCCAACCGTGCGGAAAGGGATCACCGATCCATCTGCGCCGAAAAAGCGGAAGAAGTCCGATTCCCTTGCGGCGCTGGGGTTCCTTACCCCCAGCGCCGTGGGAATGACGGTATTCATTCTCTTCCCCACAATCCTGGCCATCATCACCAGTTTCTTCAATTGGCCCACTTTTGGTGATATCTCCTTTGCCGGTTTGGCCAACTACCGTGAACTGTTCGCCCCTGGCAATCAGTTCACGGCAGCACTTATCAATACGTTTGTCTTCACGATTCTGGTGGTTCCGATCAACCTGGTGCTGACTTTGTCCACCGCCTTCTGGGTCGCAAGCAGCCGGTTCAGTCGGCTTTACCGGGTGTTGTTCTTCCTTCCAGTGGTCACGCCCACCGTGGCAACGGCCGTCATTTGGAAGCTGATCTACCAGCCCAATGGCCTGGTCGACTCCACCCTGCAGTCGTGGTTTGGCATTCACCTGCCCAACCTTCTTGGTAACAGCAGCACAGCCTTGTTCGCCGTCGTCGTCGTTATTATCTGGCAGGGGTTCGGCTACAACATGCTGATCTTCTCGGCAGCGATCGACCAGCTGCCCCAGGACGTCATCGATGCTTCAATGCTCGACGGTGCCGCCGGGCTTACGCAATTACTTCGGATCAAGCTTCCGTTGCTGACCCCGGCGCTCTTCTTTGCCTCGACTGTCACGATGATCTCCGCGTTCCAAATGTTCTCGGAACCATTCGTGTTGACCGCCGGCGGACCCGGTACCTCGACCGTCACGGTGGTCATGAACGTCTACCAGACGGCATTCCAGGGTGGCGAACTCGGTGCGGCAGCCGCACCGGCCATCATTCTCTTTGTACTGATTCTCGTCGTCACCATGATCCAGTGGGTGGGACAAAAGA
Proteins encoded in this window:
- a CDS encoding carbohydrate ABC transporter permease, translating into MTATISPTVRKGITDPSAPKKRKKSDSLAALGFLTPSAVGMTVFILFPTILAIITSFFNWPTFGDISFAGLANYRELFAPGNQFTAALINTFVFTILVVPINLVLTLSTAFWVASSRFSRLYRVLFFLPVVTPTVATAVIWKLIYQPNGLVDSTLQSWFGIHLPNLLGNSSTALFAVVVVIIWQGFGYNMLIFSAAIDQLPQDVIDASMLDGAAGLTQLLRIKLPLLTPALFFASTVTMISAFQMFSEPFVLTAGGPGTSTVTVVMNVYQTAFQGGELGAAAAPAIILFVLILVVTMIQWVGQKKWVHYD
- a CDS encoding ABC transporter permease, which encodes MTLQTQQPGRKAESDTLPGHAVVPRARKNTLSAWLTRSPRLRLAGLLTAPAGWLVLVYIAALAALLITALWTVDTFTGKVSTTWTFANVLQVVTDPVYQIITLRTLWIALAVTVIDVVIAVPIAFFIAKVATANWQKILVVAVLMPLWASYLVKAYAWRNVLADGGLLEWLGTPLGVHSPGYSESAVIITLAYIWLPYMILPIHAGFEKVPDSLLEASGDLGAKPLKTMRLVMLPILIPSIIAGSIFTFSLSLGDYITAQIVGGTTQMLGTVVYANVGAANNLPFASAVSLIPIVIIMVYLFVVRRTGALNNL
- a CDS encoding ABC transporter permease; this encodes MRLSRSAKTVLGVITGLVLLFIYAPLLLVVVNSFNADRTFGWPPKGFTLEWWGRAFESVGVREALVTSLWVAVVSTAISLVLGTLLALALQRYKFFGREAVNLLVILPIALPGIVTGIALNNMFTTILGVPLSMWTVVIAHATFCMVTVFNNVIARLRRMNGRLEEASFDLGAGVFTTFRLVTFPQLRSALLAGGLLAFALSFDEIIVTTFTIGAGDTTLPIWILQNLFRPNQAPVVNVVAVVLIVISIVPIWLAQRLSADSVGGSSKPAKAKVAA
- a CDS encoding ABC transporter substrate-binding protein; its protein translation is MKLAKKLTAIALGGALVLGASACGSSTSGGSAGSADGNVTLDWSFWSQGDEGNQTWKNLASEVTTKYPNIKINLTTAPFADYFTKLQSQLASGTAPCIVSMQSLRLPAFAKALTPIDGDLATAAGFNAGEWESGALKALQKDSKQYALPYGLSTMVMYYNKDAFKAAGVAEPKDGWTTDDFVAAAEKITKSSGKPAFGQSFSDLHMSAQLLAYNGARPVSADGALQMTDPTFTSAFNWYSGLATSQKISSVPASSSDVPWGEQQFVAGNVAMAVDGSWNLKSNVTDAAGFKVGVVTLPQGPNGGGTFSANSGFGISSTCKNKTEAAKAIGVLTDAASQSASAKAGNQPARTASIPSFIEALKTDVDPKNPGYSAQVATVTKDSSAMAVPFISTSNWDMVTKLMAQQFQQAYSGQTSPADALNNVQQSGAK
- a CDS encoding ROK family transcriptional regulator — translated: MGGNISSTRVRPHTTPTRDAVSRAEILGVLGQLGQLSRSEIAKRLGLGPATVTAQVRRLMTDGYVRELPSDARIGAGRPRVPVELIADSAVVIGMSVTPTSVMVVSMHIDGSVVDSRSTPFDPATDPLGQFKTMVLEQQAALDHPERVVAIGISVSGAVDQALSTVRISATLNWRDFNLGAQLQELINRPVFVSNDLFALSTREVSFGLGRNKDDFLLLGLGYGVGLGIVNRRKVFCGAGGASTEFGHMSTDPNGPLCVCGNRGCLQVYAGLNEVLRAVPDAGGHLKLAELRQAADGGDPAVLAFLGDIGHRLGRSVGGVVNLLGIGTVIVSGQTTSLWPALNDGFRRGLDETVLKFLLPLDITVKAWTESEDAVGAAGLALHNAISLNVPLHARATALA